From one Brevibacterium sp. 'Marine' genomic stretch:
- the hemG gene encoding protoporphyrinogen oxidase: MSEITVVGGGISGLVAAYRLSADHRVTVLEAGDRLGGCLKATTLDGAVPVGIDTGAEASLNRRPETKGLAAELGLNPVFPSTQHSSQVLSRGSLHAIPKRTIMGVPAEASEVEALIGAEAAARLAAERITPPIEGDDVSLGDFLSARLGGTIVDALVDPLLGGVYAGRCRDLSLAETVPALLPAAVEGTSVLDLVAQLLAARDAQTASAGNPEPVFMSFEGGINRLIPALHEAIVLGGGTVRLGAGVTGIDRDGERWIDRDGERWIVRGEGGDIESDGLILATPAYVTAGLLRPVAPESAGRLGEIPYASTALVAALVDLGGVELEGSGFLVPATEGTFIKASTFVSNKWPWTADRIPAGTALVRMSIGRFGDGPDVWSSLTDEEIIGRAFADWQSITSRPESQLVGSEVQRWDSALPQYLPGHAGRIAAIDSEIAGLPGLELAGSAYGGVGIPTCIARADAAAQRLNRPADDDRDTSE, from the coding sequence ATGAGTGAGATCACCGTCGTCGGGGGAGGGATCTCCGGCCTCGTCGCCGCCTACCGGCTCTCCGCCGACCACCGAGTCACCGTGCTGGAAGCCGGTGACCGCCTCGGCGGCTGTCTGAAAGCAACCACGCTTGATGGTGCCGTGCCGGTGGGCATCGACACCGGAGCCGAAGCGAGCCTCAACCGTCGTCCGGAGACCAAGGGCCTGGCCGCCGAACTCGGCCTCAACCCCGTGTTCCCCTCGACTCAGCACAGTTCGCAGGTGCTCAGCCGGGGAAGCCTGCACGCGATCCCCAAACGGACGATCATGGGGGTGCCCGCCGAGGCGTCCGAGGTCGAAGCCCTCATCGGCGCCGAGGCGGCCGCCCGCTTGGCGGCCGAACGGATCACCCCGCCGATCGAGGGTGATGACGTCTCGCTCGGGGACTTCCTGTCCGCGCGCCTCGGCGGCACCATCGTCGACGCACTCGTCGATCCTCTGCTCGGCGGGGTGTACGCGGGCCGCTGCCGGGACCTGTCCCTGGCCGAAACGGTGCCCGCACTGCTGCCCGCCGCCGTCGAGGGCACCTCGGTGCTCGACCTCGTCGCGCAGCTCCTCGCCGCCCGCGACGCCCAGACCGCGTCGGCAGGGAACCCGGAACCGGTGTTCATGAGCTTCGAAGGCGGAATCAACCGCCTCATCCCGGCCCTGCACGAGGCGATCGTGCTGGGCGGCGGGACGGTCCGCCTCGGCGCCGGTGTCACCGGGATCGACCGCGACGGTGAGAGGTGGATCGACCGCGACGGTGAGAGGTGGATCGTCCGCGGTGAGGGGGGCGACATCGAATCCGATGGGCTCATCCTCGCCACGCCCGCGTATGTGACCGCCGGGCTGCTGAGGCCTGTGGCCCCGGAATCGGCGGGTCGCCTCGGCGAGATTCCCTACGCCTCCACCGCCTTGGTCGCCGCTCTCGTCGACCTCGGGGGAGTCGAGCTGGAGGGGTCAGGGTTCCTCGTGCCCGCGACCGAGGGCACATTCATCAAGGCCTCGACATTCGTGTCGAACAAGTGGCCGTGGACGGCTGACCGCATCCCCGCGGGGACGGCCCTGGTGCGGATGAGCATCGGACGCTTCGGCGACGGGCCCGATGTGTGGAGCAGTCTGACCGATGAGGAGATCATCGGACGAGCCTTCGCCGATTGGCAGTCGATCACCTCCCGCCCGGAGTCGCAGCTGGTCGGCTCGGAAGTCCAGCGCTGGGACTCCGCACTGCCGCAGTACCTGCCCGGCCATGCCGGACGCATCGCCGCCATCGACTCGGAGATCGCGGGCCTGCCCGGCCTCGAACTCGCCGGATCCGCCTATGGGGGAGTCGGCATTCCCACCTGCATCGCTCGCGCGGACGCAGCTGCCCAGAGACTGAACCGACCCGCCGATGACGACCGTGACACGTCAGAATGA
- a CDS encoding HRDC domain-containing protein: METPANGIPDVVDTPEDLSSSIAGLAAAQGPIAIDAERASGIRYGQRAFLVQLRREGAGTFLFDSETLGDLSGLNPALGTDEWVIHSVTQDLPCLQERGMRPAALFDTELAARLLGWEKFGLAAVAERTLGVRLAKEHSAADWSTRPLPKEWLNYAALDVEVLLPIRDILHQQLLDSDRWEFAQQEFTHLLDFTPKHFDEPWRRTHGLSKIRSRRDIARVRELWQARDSMAREADLAPTKILRDRELVALAQSGVKSSDDILAQWRRLSRAEAARLFRAYRKASRLGADELPGRSERGRSKRSEFNPAELKERVAALKSAMSQLSEELTIPHDVLLQPALVKSLAAESSVDVEAYLAEAGARPWQIELSAPVLKKTLAGLPQA, encoded by the coding sequence TTGGAAACACCCGCGAACGGCATCCCCGACGTCGTCGACACCCCAGAGGACCTCTCCTCCTCGATCGCCGGTCTGGCCGCCGCCCAGGGTCCGATCGCCATCGATGCCGAACGTGCTTCCGGAATCAGATACGGTCAGCGCGCCTTCCTCGTGCAGCTGCGCCGTGAGGGTGCAGGCACATTCCTCTTCGATTCCGAGACGCTCGGGGATCTCAGCGGCCTCAACCCGGCCCTCGGAACCGATGAGTGGGTCATCCATTCGGTGACGCAGGACCTGCCGTGTCTGCAGGAGCGCGGGATGCGCCCGGCCGCTCTGTTCGACACCGAACTGGCGGCGAGACTGCTCGGGTGGGAGAAGTTCGGTCTGGCCGCGGTCGCCGAACGCACCCTGGGTGTGCGGCTGGCGAAGGAGCATTCGGCCGCCGATTGGTCGACACGTCCGCTGCCGAAGGAGTGGCTGAACTATGCCGCCCTCGACGTCGAAGTGCTCTTGCCGATCCGCGATATCCTCCACCAGCAGCTTCTCGACTCCGACCGGTGGGAGTTTGCGCAGCAGGAGTTCACCCACCTGCTCGATTTCACGCCGAAGCATTTCGATGAGCCGTGGCGACGCACGCATGGACTGTCGAAGATCAGGTCCCGCCGCGACATCGCCCGGGTCCGCGAGCTCTGGCAGGCCCGGGATTCCATGGCGCGTGAGGCCGATCTGGCTCCCACGAAGATCCTGCGCGATCGTGAGCTCGTCGCCCTCGCTCAATCCGGTGTGAAGTCCAGCGACGACATCCTGGCTCAGTGGCGCAGGCTCTCCCGCGCCGAGGCGGCCCGACTCTTCCGTGCCTACCGCAAGGCCTCCCGGTTGGGTGCCGACGAGCTGCCGGGACGGTCCGAGCGCGGACGGTCGAAGCGCAGCGAGTTCAACCCGGCGGAACTCAAGGAGCGGGTGGCCGCTCTCAAGTCCGCGATGTCACAGCTCTCCGAGGAGCTGACGATCCCCCACGATGTTCTCCTCCAGCCGGCACTCGTGAAGTCGCTGGCCGCGGAGTCGAGCGTCGATGTCGAGGCTTACCTCGCCGAGGCGGGGGCGAGGCCTTGGCAGATCGAGCTCAGCGCCCCAGTGCTGAAGAAGACCCTGGCCGGACTCCCCCAGGCCTGA
- the hemQ gene encoding hydrogen peroxide-dependent heme synthase: MSEYTQPTDAQIEEANEQTRYIAYSVFASAGELGDADRRELADELHAALAPLAERGLIVRGIYDVSALRADADVMFWYHAPEIEVVQAAYSAIRRSLIGGVLEPVWSVVGIHRPAEFNKAHLPALLTDPEPGDYICVYPFVRSYDWYLLDPAERATMLRDHGMAAAGYKDIKANTIASFALGDYEWLLAFEAAELHRIVDLMRDLRNTEARLHVREEVPFYTGPRRELVDIISDWR, translated from the coding sequence ATGAGCGAATACACTCAGCCCACCGACGCCCAGATCGAAGAAGCGAACGAGCAGACGCGGTATATCGCCTACTCCGTCTTCGCCTCAGCCGGAGAGCTCGGCGATGCCGACCGCAGGGAACTCGCCGATGAGCTGCATGCGGCTCTGGCGCCCTTGGCCGAACGCGGCCTCATCGTGCGCGGAATCTATGACGTCTCCGCTCTGCGCGCCGATGCCGATGTCATGTTCTGGTACCACGCCCCCGAGATCGAGGTCGTTCAGGCCGCGTACTCGGCGATCCGCCGCAGCCTCATCGGCGGAGTGCTCGAACCCGTCTGGTCCGTCGTCGGAATCCACCGCCCGGCCGAGTTCAACAAGGCGCACCTGCCGGCTCTGCTGACCGATCCGGAACCCGGCGATTACATCTGCGTGTACCCGTTCGTGCGGTCCTACGACTGGTACCTCCTCGACCCCGCCGAACGGGCGACGATGTTGCGCGACCACGGCATGGCCGCCGCCGGGTACAAGGACATCAAAGCGAACACGATCGCGTCCTTCGCACTCGGCGACTACGAATGGCTGTTGGCCTTCGAGGCCGCCGAACTGCATCGCATCGTCGACCTCATGCGCGACCTGCGCAACACCGAGGCACGCCTGCACGTGCGCGAAGAGGTTCCGTTCTACACCGGACCGCGTCGCGAA
- a CDS encoding DUF3000 domain-containing protein, translated as MVNTSPLNRIPAEFSAVTSVLRQARSTNNVSISEIPAPARLAPYSYALGAEVSADETFLRASGETIDELATGRIVVLYDPAAPEEWEGSFRVVSYIRAELEHELGNETMLGHVAWSWLEDALDSNDCQVLAAGGTTTRVLSESFGTLADRPATIDLELRASWTPVIDEPDLIGNHFEAWIDLLSTVAGLPPLPEGVTALPGRRR; from the coding sequence GTGGTCAACACCTCACCTCTCAATCGCATTCCGGCGGAGTTCTCCGCCGTGACGTCGGTGCTGCGTCAGGCGCGCAGCACGAACAACGTGTCGATTTCCGAGATCCCCGCTCCGGCCAGACTGGCCCCCTACTCCTATGCTCTCGGGGCCGAGGTCAGCGCCGATGAGACGTTCCTGCGGGCCAGCGGCGAAACCATCGACGAACTCGCGACCGGCCGCATCGTCGTCCTCTACGATCCCGCCGCCCCGGAGGAGTGGGAAGGATCGTTCCGGGTGGTCTCCTACATCCGTGCCGAGCTCGAACACGAGCTCGGCAACGAGACGATGCTCGGGCACGTCGCGTGGAGCTGGCTCGAAGATGCCCTCGACTCCAACGACTGCCAGGTGCTCGCCGCCGGTGGGACGACCACTCGGGTCCTGTCCGAGAGCTTCGGCACCCTGGCTGATCGCCCGGCCACGATAGACTTGGAGCTGCGCGCTTCGTGGACACCCGTGATTGACGAGCCGGATCTGATCGGCAATCACTTCGAAGCCTGGATCGATCTGCTCAGCACAGTCGCCGGACTGCCACCACTTCCTGAAGGAGTCACAGCCCTGCCCGGGCGCCGTCGATGA
- the hemE gene encoding uroporphyrinogen decarboxylase, which translates to MTSPLLAALRSEPVPHTPVWFMRQAGRSLPEYRTLREGTQMLDACRDPEMVSEITLQPVRRHGVDAAIFFSDIVVPLQAAGVDVEIVPGVGPVIASPVRSRADIDALPELDAADIPDIAESIQRVTAELGEATPLIGFAGAPFTLASYLIEGGPSKNHEKTKSLMVSDPEAFSTLLSKLAQMSATFIDVQLNAGAEAFQLFDSWAGYLAREDYENHVLEHSTAVFDALSGHDVPSIHFGVQTGELLGSMAQAGSTTVGVDFRVDLADAATRVNPGQALQGNLDPALLFAPWEALSARVEAIVRKGLELDRGFVFNLGHGVLPDTDPEVPGRVVDLVHRVSAEILGGRG; encoded by the coding sequence ATGACATCACCCCTGTTGGCTGCCCTGCGTTCGGAGCCGGTTCCGCACACTCCCGTCTGGTTCATGCGGCAGGCCGGCCGCTCCCTGCCCGAGTACCGCACGCTGCGCGAAGGCACGCAGATGCTCGATGCCTGCCGCGACCCCGAGATGGTCTCCGAGATCACTCTCCAACCGGTCCGCCGCCACGGCGTCGACGCGGCCATCTTCTTCTCCGATATCGTCGTCCCGCTCCAGGCCGCCGGTGTCGATGTGGAGATCGTTCCCGGCGTCGGTCCGGTCATCGCCTCCCCGGTGCGCTCCCGCGCCGATATCGACGCCCTGCCCGAACTCGACGCCGCCGATATCCCCGATATCGCCGAATCGATCCAGCGGGTGACGGCCGAACTCGGCGAGGCCACCCCGCTCATCGGCTTCGCCGGCGCTCCGTTCACCCTGGCTAGCTACCTCATCGAAGGCGGTCCGAGCAAGAACCATGAGAAGACGAAATCACTCATGGTCTCCGACCCCGAGGCGTTCTCGACACTGCTGAGCAAGCTTGCGCAGATGTCGGCGACGTTCATCGACGTGCAGCTGAACGCCGGCGCCGAGGCCTTCCAGCTCTTCGACTCCTGGGCCGGCTACCTCGCTCGGGAGGACTACGAGAACCACGTCCTCGAACACTCGACCGCGGTCTTCGACGCACTGTCCGGACACGATGTGCCCAGCATCCACTTCGGAGTGCAGACCGGTGAGCTGCTCGGCTCCATGGCACAGGCCGGATCGACGACCGTCGGCGTCGACTTCCGCGTCGACCTCGCCGATGCCGCCACTCGCGTCAACCCCGGTCAGGCGCTCCAGGGCAACTTGGACCCGGCCCTGCTCTTCGCCCCGTGGGAGGCACTGTCCGCCCGCGTCGAGGCGATCGTGCGCAAGGGGCTCGAACTCGACCGCGGATTCGTCTTCAACCTCGGCCACGGCGTCCTGCCCGACACCGACCCCGAGGTGCCCGGACGCGTCGTCGACCTCGTCCACCGCGTCTCGGCAGAGATCCTCGGCGGTCGCGGCTGA
- the dxs gene encoding 1-deoxy-D-xylulose-5-phosphate synthase: protein MTFLESLGSPADLRRLDASECDVLAKEIRDYLITTVSGTGGHLGPNLGVVELTMGIHRTFDSPRDTIIFDVGHQTYVHKLLTGRREEFSTLRQRDGLSGYPSRSESDHDVVENSHASASLSWADGIAKARQLTGEDDRHVVAVIGDGALTGGMAWEALNTIAADTSTPPRRLVIIVNDNGRSYAPTVGGFAAHLDELRTTSSYERLLSWGKETLRQSGRPGRAAYSAIHGVKRGLKDMVSPPETGMFDELGIKYLGPVDGHDQSSVDKALQLAKQFDGGPVIVHMITQKGHGFDPAVNDDADQFHSVGVIDPVTGKSTPSKSTSWTSVFGTEICELAEEREDIVAITAAMLLPVGLAKFAAEFPDRVFDVGIAEQHAVASAAGLSYGGLHPVVCIYSTFLSRAFDQVLMDVALHRQGVTFVLDRAGITGPDGASHHGIWDIAMLRVVPGLRLAAPRDAARLTEELREAVTVSNAPTVVRFPRGSVGADIPALRRLDDGVDILREWPAGSKPHVLIVSVGPFATLAGDVADRLGEQGLRATIVDPRWVLPVPGSVVDLAADHSLVAVIEDGIKIGGVGSQIRSDLREADSRIGVIELGVPDEFLPQGTRDEILAEVGLDVDTIVAEILKALPAEVADRADRSSRRAV, encoded by the coding sequence ATGACCTTTCTCGAATCCCTCGGCTCGCCGGCCGATCTGCGTCGACTCGACGCGTCGGAATGCGACGTGCTGGCCAAAGAGATCCGCGACTACCTCATCACGACCGTGTCCGGCACGGGCGGACATCTGGGTCCCAACCTCGGCGTCGTCGAACTGACCATGGGCATCCACCGCACCTTCGACTCGCCACGCGACACCATCATCTTCGACGTCGGCCACCAGACGTATGTGCACAAGCTGCTCACCGGCCGCCGCGAGGAGTTCTCCACCCTCCGGCAGCGCGACGGGCTCTCCGGCTATCCGAGCCGGTCCGAGAGCGATCATGACGTCGTCGAGAACTCCCACGCCTCGGCCTCGCTGTCCTGGGCCGACGGCATCGCCAAGGCCCGCCAGCTGACAGGCGAGGACGACCGCCACGTCGTCGCCGTCATCGGCGACGGGGCTCTGACCGGGGGAATGGCCTGGGAAGCGCTCAACACCATCGCCGCCGACACCTCCACCCCGCCGCGGCGGCTGGTCATCATCGTCAACGACAACGGCCGCTCCTACGCCCCGACCGTCGGCGGATTCGCCGCCCACCTCGACGAACTGCGCACCACCTCGAGCTACGAGAGGCTCCTGAGCTGGGGCAAAGAGACACTCCGCCAATCCGGCCGACCCGGCCGCGCCGCCTACAGCGCCATCCACGGCGTCAAACGCGGACTCAAGGACATGGTCAGCCCACCCGAGACCGGAATGTTCGACGAACTCGGCATCAAATACCTGGGTCCCGTCGACGGACACGATCAGTCCTCGGTCGACAAGGCCCTCCAGCTGGCCAAGCAGTTCGACGGCGGTCCTGTCATCGTCCACATGATCACGCAGAAGGGCCACGGATTCGACCCGGCCGTCAACGATGACGCCGACCAATTCCACTCCGTCGGCGTCATCGACCCCGTGACGGGCAAGTCGACACCGTCGAAATCGACATCATGGACCTCCGTGTTCGGCACCGAGATCTGCGAACTCGCCGAAGAGCGCGAGGACATCGTCGCGATCACCGCGGCCATGCTCCTGCCCGTGGGACTGGCGAAATTCGCCGCGGAGTTCCCCGACCGCGTGTTCGACGTCGGCATCGCCGAACAGCATGCGGTCGCCTCCGCCGCGGGGCTGTCCTACGGCGGCCTCCACCCCGTCGTGTGCATCTACTCGACGTTCCTCTCCCGGGCCTTCGACCAAGTGCTCATGGACGTCGCTCTCCACCGTCAGGGCGTGACCTTCGTCCTCGACCGCGCCGGAATCACCGGCCCGGACGGAGCCAGCCACCACGGAATCTGGGACATCGCGATGCTGCGCGTCGTCCCCGGACTGCGCCTGGCCGCACCCCGCGATGCCGCCCGGCTGACCGAAGAGCTGCGCGAAGCCGTCACCGTCTCCAACGCCCCGACCGTGGTGAGATTTCCCCGCGGCAGCGTCGGGGCCGACATCCCGGCGCTGAGGCGGCTCGACGACGGCGTCGACATCCTCCGTGAGTGGCCGGCCGGGTCGAAGCCCCATGTGCTCATCGTCTCCGTCGGACCCTTCGCCACGTTGGCCGGGGACGTCGCCGACCGTCTGGGCGAGCAGGGGCTGAGAGCCACGATCGTCGATCCCAGATGGGTGCTGCCCGTGCCCGGATCCGTCGTCGACCTCGCCGCCGACCACAGCCTCGTGGCCGTCATCGAAGACGGAATCAAGATCGGCGGTGTGGGTTCGCAGATCCGCTCCGACCTGCGCGAAGCCGATTCGCGGATCGGGGTGATCGAACTCGGCGTGCCCGATGAGTTCCTGCCGCAGGGAACACGCGACGAGATCCTCGCCGAGGTGGGCCTCGACGTCGACACGATCGTGGCCGAAATTCTCAAGGCCCTGCCCGCCGAGGTGGCCGATCGAGCCGATCGGAGTTCCCGCCGCGCGGTGTGA
- the acnA gene encoding aconitate hydratase AcnA — MSNVDTFKSKSTLTVGDKDYEIYRLDQVKGSEKLPFSLKVLLENLLRTEDGANITSEHIQALGSWDPNAEPDTEIQFTPARVVMQDFTGVPCIVDLATMREKVVELGGRPDQVNPLAPAELVIDHSVQIDRFGTADAVELNMDIEYQRNGERYQFLRWGQTAFEDFKVVPPGMGIVHQVNIEHLARVVMPREVDGVLRAYPDTLVGTDSHTTMVNGLGVLGWGVGGIEAEAAMLGQPVSMLIPRVVGFKLTGEIPSGVTATDVVLTITDMLRQHGAVGKFVEFYGKGVAEVPLANRATIGNMSPEFGSTAAIFPIDEVTIDYLKLTGRSDEQIQLVEDYAKTQGLWHDPENEVEYSEYLELDLSTVVPSISGPKRPQDRIELSDAKNQFAKDIHNYAAPGEESKSVDVSTADGRNFELANGAVAIASITSCTNTSNPSVMMAAGLLARNARKRGLNSKPWVKTSIAPGSKVVTEYYNKAGLIEDLEALNFYIVGYGCTTCIGNSGPLDAEISDSIQDNDLSVTAVLSGNRNFEGRISPDVKMNYLASPPLVIAYALAGTMDFDFENQPLGKDSDGVDVYLADLWPSPDEVESVIADSISTDMFDNEYGRIFDGDERWQQLDTPEGKVFEWDDESTYVRKPTFFDGMGLKPEAVKDIKGARVLAKLGDSVTTDHISPAGSFKADTPAGKYLVEHGVERKDFNSYGSRRGNHEVMIRGTFANIRLQNQLLDGVQGGFTRDFSQEGGPQTTIYDASVNYQAAGTPLVVLGGKEYGSGSSRDWAAKGTKLLGVEAVITESFERIHRSNLIGMGVLPLQFPAGESADSLGLDGTETFSIEGVTELNEGTTPATVKVTAEKEDGTKVEFDAVVRIDTPGEADYYRNGGILQYVLRQLAEA, encoded by the coding sequence ATGAGCAACGTCGATACGTTCAAATCGAAGAGCACCCTGACCGTAGGCGATAAGGATTATGAGATCTATCGCCTGGACCAGGTCAAAGGGTCGGAGAAGCTTCCCTTCAGCCTCAAGGTGCTGTTGGAGAACCTGCTGCGCACGGAAGACGGCGCCAACATCACTTCGGAACATATTCAAGCCCTCGGCAGCTGGGACCCCAATGCCGAACCCGATACGGAGATCCAGTTCACCCCGGCCCGCGTGGTGATGCAGGACTTCACCGGCGTGCCCTGCATCGTCGACCTCGCCACCATGCGTGAGAAGGTCGTCGAGCTCGGCGGCAGGCCTGACCAGGTCAACCCGCTGGCTCCGGCCGAGCTGGTCATCGACCACTCGGTGCAGATCGACCGCTTCGGCACCGCCGACGCCGTCGAACTCAACATGGACATCGAATACCAGCGCAACGGTGAGCGCTACCAGTTCCTGCGCTGGGGCCAGACCGCATTCGAAGACTTCAAGGTCGTGCCTCCGGGCATGGGCATCGTCCACCAGGTCAACATCGAGCACCTGGCTCGCGTGGTCATGCCGCGTGAGGTCGACGGAGTCCTCCGGGCCTACCCGGACACCCTCGTCGGCACCGACTCGCACACCACGATGGTCAACGGCCTCGGTGTGCTCGGTTGGGGCGTCGGCGGCATCGAGGCAGAGGCCGCCATGCTCGGCCAGCCCGTGTCGATGCTCATCCCGCGCGTCGTCGGCTTCAAGCTCACCGGTGAGATCCCCTCCGGCGTCACGGCCACGGATGTCGTCCTCACGATCACCGATATGCTCCGTCAGCACGGAGCCGTCGGCAAGTTCGTCGAGTTCTACGGCAAGGGCGTCGCCGAGGTGCCGCTGGCCAACCGTGCGACCATCGGCAACATGAGCCCCGAGTTCGGTTCGACCGCCGCGATCTTCCCGATCGACGAAGTCACCATCGACTACCTCAAGCTCACCGGCCGCTCGGACGAGCAGATCCAGCTCGTCGAGGACTACGCCAAGACGCAGGGACTCTGGCACGATCCGGAGAACGAAGTCGAGTACTCCGAGTACCTCGAACTCGACCTGTCCACCGTGGTGCCCTCGATCTCCGGACCGAAGCGCCCGCAGGACCGCATCGAGCTCTCCGACGCCAAGAACCAGTTCGCCAAGGACATCCACAACTACGCCGCTCCCGGCGAGGAGTCGAAGTCCGTGGACGTCAGCACCGCCGACGGACGCAACTTCGAGCTGGCCAACGGTGCCGTGGCGATCGCTTCGATCACCTCCTGCACCAACACCTCGAACCCCTCGGTGATGATGGCCGCCGGCCTGCTGGCACGCAATGCCCGCAAGCGCGGACTCAACTCGAAGCCGTGGGTCAAGACCTCGATCGCACCGGGTTCGAAGGTCGTCACCGAGTACTACAACAAGGCCGGCCTCATCGAGGACCTCGAAGCCCTGAACTTCTACATCGTCGGCTACGGCTGCACCACCTGCATCGGCAACTCCGGTCCGCTGGACGCGGAGATCTCCGACAGCATTCAGGACAACGACCTCTCGGTCACCGCAGTCCTGTCGGGCAACCGCAACTTCGAGGGCCGCATCAGCCCGGACGTGAAGATGAACTACCTCGCTTCGCCTCCGCTGGTGATCGCCTACGCCCTGGCCGGCACCATGGACTTCGACTTCGAGAACCAGCCCCTGGGCAAGGATTCCGACGGCGTCGACGTCTACCTGGCCGACCTGTGGCCCTCGCCCGACGAGGTCGAGTCCGTCATCGCCGATTCGATCTCGACCGATATGTTCGACAACGAATACGGTCGCATCTTCGACGGTGACGAGCGCTGGCAGCAGCTCGACACCCCCGAAGGCAAGGTCTTCGAGTGGGACGACGAGTCGACCTACGTGCGCAAGCCCACCTTCTTCGACGGCATGGGTCTCAAGCCCGAAGCCGTCAAGGACATCAAGGGCGCCCGCGTGCTCGCGAAGCTCGGCGACTCGGTGACCACCGACCACATCTCGCCCGCAGGTTCCTTCAAGGCCGACACCCCGGCCGGCAAGTACCTCGTCGAGCACGGCGTCGAGCGCAAGGACTTCAACTCCTACGGCTCGCGTCGCGGCAACCACGAAGTGATGATCCGCGGAACCTTCGCGAACATCCGTCTGCAGAACCAGCTCCTCGACGGAGTCCAGGGTGGCTTCACCCGGGACTTCTCGCAGGAGGGTGGACCGCAGACGACGATCTACGACGCCTCCGTGAACTACCAGGCCGCCGGCACCCCGCTGGTCGTCCTCGGTGGCAAGGAGTACGGCTCGGGATCCTCGCGTGACTGGGCCGCCAAGGGCACGAAGCTGCTCGGCGTCGAGGCCGTCATCACCGAGAGCTTCGAGCGCATCCACCGCTCGAACCTCATCGGCATGGGCGTTCTTCCGCTGCAGTTCCCCGCCGGCGAATCCGCTGATTCGCTCGGACTCGACGGCACCGAGACCTTCTCCATCGAAGGCGTCACGGAGCTCAACGAGGGCACGACTCCGGCGACCGTCAAGGTCACCGCTGAGAAGGAAGACGGCACCAAGGTCGAATTCGACGCCGTCGTCCGCATCGACACCCCGGGTGAAGCCGACTACTACCGCAACGGCGGCATCCTGCAGTACGTGCTGCGTCAGCTCGCAGAAGCCTGA